In the genome of Brienomyrus brachyistius isolate T26 chromosome 17, BBRACH_0.4, whole genome shotgun sequence, one region contains:
- the LOC125712024 gene encoding olfactory receptor 1-like, with product MGDTLNQNATANSFVRPQYFFITGFSNIPHAQYYFIFLCLVYVVTVLGNSFVTLIIYVDRSLHTPKYMAIFTLAVADLGESTAVFPNVINVCLLNIHQITYEACVSNMFFIYFFCSVLSVMLTVLAYDRFVAICFPLRYNSIVTNTTMGIILTVGCIFNVVFVMSAVLLVTRLSFCKSIVIDSYFCDHGPLYRLACNDNLPNYIMAILFTILHFLLPLSLIFLSYVCILLALFKIASWEGRLKALKTCFSHLILVSAYYFPILGIYIGAMAGSVHRNARIINISLSYAIPAMLNPIVYSLNTAEIKDFVKKMFRRKKYKSTIVTTANNK from the coding sequence ATGGGCGACACATTAAACCAAAATGCAACTGCAAACTCTTTCGTGCGTCCTCAGTATTTTTTCATCACTGGTTTTTCTAACATACCTCATGCTCAGTACTACTTCATATTCTTGTGTTTGGTTTATGTGGTCACTGTCTTGGGGAACTCCTTTGTCACACTCATTATTTATGTAGACCGTTCTCTTCACACCCCAAAATATATGGCTATTTTTACATTAGCTGTAGCTGACTTGGGTGAGAGTACTGCTGTTTTTCCTAATGTGATTAAtgtctgtctgctaaatatacaTCAAATAACATATGAGGCCTGTGTATCTAAcatgttttttatatattttttttgttcagtgCTATCTGTCATGCTTACTGTTCTGGCATATGACAGGTTTGTAGCAATTTGCTTCCCACTGAGATACAACAGCATTGTCACAAACACAACAATGGGCATTATTCTCACTGTGGGATGCATATTTAATGTTGTGTTTGTAATGAGTGCAGTGCTATTGGTCACTAGGCTGTCTTTCTGTAAATCCATAGTGATTGACAGCTATTTCTGTGACCACGGGCCTCTATACAGACTAGCTTGCAATGATAACCTGCCGAATTATATAATGGCAATATTATTCACAATACTACATTTTCTTCTACCATTGTCTCTGATTTTTTTATCTTATGTATGTATTTTGTTGGCGCTGTTTAAAATTGCATCATGGGAAGGACGTCTAAAAGCCTTAAAGACCTGTTTTTCCCACCTAATATTAGTATCAGCATATTATTTTCCAATATTGGGCATTTACATAGGTGCAATGGCCGGCTCTGTCCACCGCAATGCAAGGATCATTAATATATCGCTTTCATATGCCATTCCTGCCATGCTGAACCCCATTGTGTATTCTCTGAACACTGCTGAGATCAAGGactttgtaaaaaaaatgttca